A single window of Aphidius gifuensis isolate YNYX2018 linkage group LG1, ASM1490517v1, whole genome shotgun sequence DNA harbors:
- the LOC122854324 gene encoding uncharacterized protein LOC122854324, producing MQCDIDTDGSMESNCSSSVDDVNEVNMFDNSMESSCSSNSNWTTSSCYNDGDANDVLNLSNTSSSDNSFEESDQVLDMSVNTSYSRHIGVQVNTGLISPLFCLNTDAELSTATGIESFPILDFIVEVVKCVIGSSNWHKKKRMSTREQIIMTYMKLKHNASYALLSLIFKAYSERHCQRVFKKMICILSKCLPKLAIRWPSREQNSRNMPKCFENFEDVIVIVDCTEIHIQVLPNLCCQLLTYSHYKGYNTFKFMTGVSPSGTITFISKAYGGSSNGRRGISY from the coding sequence ATGCAGTGTGATATTGATACTGATGGTTCAATGGAATCAAATTGTTCTTCATCTGTTGATGATGTAAATGAGGTCAACATGTTTGATAATTCAATGGAATCAAGCTGTTCTTCCAACAGTAACTGGACTACTTCTTCATGTTATAATGATGGTGATGCTAATGATGTGCTTAATTTGTCAAATACATCAAGTTCTGATAATTCATTTGAGGAAAGCGATCAGGTATTAGACATGTCAGTCAACACCAGTTACAGTCGACATATTGGAGTTCAAGTAAACACTGGTTTGATCTCTCCTCTTTTTTGTCTTAATACTGATGCTGAGCTAAGTACTGCAACAGGTATTGAGTCATTTCCTATTCTCGATTTTATTGTTGAAGTTGTTAAATGTGTTATAGGAAGTTCTAATtggcataaaaaaaagaggatgAGCACCAGGGAGCAAATAATCATGACGTACATGAAATTGAAGCACAATGCATCATATGCTTTATTGTCTTTAATATTTAAAGCTTATTCAGAAAGACATTGCCAACGAGTATTTAAGAAAATGATTTGTATATTGAGCAAATGTTTACCAAAGCTCGCTATTCGTTGGCCTTCAAGGGAACAAAACTCAAGAAATATGCCTaaatgttttgaaaatttcgaGGATGTTATTGTGATAGTCGATTGTACTGAGATTCATATACAAGTTCTACCTAATCTTTGTTGTCAGTTACTTACATATTCACATTACAAAGGTTACAATACATTCAAGTTTATGACAGGAGTAAGTCCATCTGGtacaattacatttattaGCAAAGCATATGGTGGAAGTAGTAATGGTCGACGAGGGATTTcttattga